Proteins encoded in a region of the Desulfovibrio sp. genome:
- a CDS encoding sulfite exporter TauE/SafE family protein, producing the protein MSFGRQVYEFLLSSSQAYAKWDLEVSTSILKNRKKMLILLALALPILAGCLAEAYEYHEMLGGKTAYAPAFYTNTIFLASIAVGLAAGLITGCIGAGGGFIITPALMAAGVKGILAVGTDLFHIFAKAIMGTTVHKKLGNVSTKLAIAFLVGSGVGTVIGGAINKGLYNADPLLSELFISTIYAVLLGFLGFYALFDFLKSSRGGAAANQDAHGGSAGMTGVAMKLQALAVPPMISFDEDLVPGGRRISGWIVAAGGVIVGLLAAIMGVGGGFVTFPMFVYIFGVSSMTTVGTDILQIIFTAGFASIGQYAIYGYVFYTLAIGMLLGSLLGIQVGALTTKVVKGIHIRGFYAISIIAGFINRAATLPKKLVELEVLNWSPSVVGIIEDVGNVVFWVVVAFFGIWVFSKFFFNLGKLRGEA; encoded by the coding sequence ATGAGTTTTGGCAGACAGGTGTATGAATTTCTGCTGAGCAGCTCCCAGGCTTACGCCAAATGGGATTTGGAAGTATCCACTTCCATTCTCAAAAACAGGAAGAAGATGCTTATTCTTCTGGCTCTTGCACTGCCCATCCTGGCAGGCTGCCTGGCCGAAGCCTATGAGTATCATGAAATGCTGGGCGGCAAGACCGCCTATGCTCCGGCGTTCTACACCAACACAATCTTTCTTGCATCTATTGCAGTGGGCCTTGCAGCCGGTCTGATCACCGGGTGTATCGGTGCTGGCGGTGGTTTTATCATCACGCCCGCCCTTATGGCCGCAGGCGTTAAGGGCATCCTGGCGGTGGGCACTGACTTGTTCCACATTTTCGCCAAGGCCATCATGGGCACTACGGTGCACAAAAAGCTGGGCAACGTCTCCACCAAGCTGGCCATCGCCTTCCTGGTGGGCTCTGGCGTGGGTACGGTTATTGGCGGCGCCATCAACAAGGGCCTGTACAATGCCGACCCCCTGCTTTCCGAACTGTTCATCAGCACCATCTATGCCGTGCTGCTGGGCTTTTTGGGCTTTTATGCGCTGTTTGACTTCCTGAAAAGCTCGCGCGGCGGTGCCGCTGCCAATCAGGACGCACACGGCGGCAGCGCTGGCATGACTGGCGTGGCCATGAAGCTGCAGGCTCTGGCCGTGCCCCCCATGATCAGCTTTGACGAAGACCTCGTGCCTGGCGGCCGCCGCATCTCCGGCTGGATCGTCGCCGCTGGCGGCGTTATCGTGGGCCTTCTGGCCGCCATCATGGGCGTGGGCGGCGGCTTCGTCACCTTCCCCATGTTTGTGTACATCTTCGGCGTGTCCTCCATGACCACCGTTGGTACGGACATTCTGCAGATCATCTTCACCGCCGGTTTTGCATCCATCGGCCAGTACGCCATTTACGGCTATGTGTTCTACACCCTGGCCATCGGCATGCTGCTGGGCTCGCTGCTGGGCATCCAGGTTGGCGCGTTGACCACCAAGGTGGTCAAGGGCATCCATATTCGCGGTTTTTATGCCATCTCGATCATCGCTGGCTTTATCAACCGCGCCGCCACCCTGCCCAAGAAGCTCGTGGAGCTTGAAGTGCTGAACTGGTCGCCCAGTGTTGTGGGTATCATTGAAGACGTGGGCAACGTGGTCTTCTGGGTTGTTGTTGCCTTCTTCGGCATTTGGGTGTTCAGCAAGTTCTTCTTCAACCTCGGCAAGCTCAGAGGGGAGGCCTGA
- a CDS encoding DEAD/DEAH box helicase, with protein MAEYDSSVNEHADAATDAVLQGIAVSEPEDSLPRVTLEELPQAVGEACRRAGWQSLMPVQSLALPYLLAGRDIMVQSRTGSGKTGCYLLPMLPHLSADLKAPQALVLAPTRELAVQVEREAAIIFADTGIRTVAVYGGVGYKKQMDALRDGAQVIVGTPGRVLDHLLRRTMDLRDLRVLVFDEADRMLSIGFYPDMKEIQRYLPQKRIHTCLFSATYPPHVLKLAREFMAEPAMLSLSQKEVHVAEVQHLFCEVKPMDKDRALVRLLETENPASAIIFCNTKSNVHYVTGVLQGFGYSADELSADLSQSRREAVLEKIRQGKLQYLVATDVAARGIDIPQLSHVFLYEPPEDHESYIHRAGRTGRAGAAGTVISLVDVMQRMELDRIAKHYKIGIMNMPLPSDEDVARVAGTRLTAILEGRFRNLTGLERMRVGRYAQLARDLATQSDEEDNVLLLAMLLDSCHQESLRETRFPDGQPRAASKMQGQGQQGQGRQGRSRSGRGKPSGGRGSDAAEGQPMVKEWASAQEGTASDAASGESRPARSGKRRRRSSRSRGAQGTEGAAGQSAEGQGQGSSHEGEN; from the coding sequence ATGGCAGAATACGATTCCTCCGTTAATGAACATGCGGATGCTGCAACTGATGCCGTGCTGCAAGGCATAGCCGTCAGCGAACCCGAAGACTCACTGCCCAGGGTCACTCTTGAAGAACTGCCCCAGGCCGTGGGCGAGGCCTGCCGTCGGGCGGGCTGGCAAAGCCTTATGCCTGTGCAGTCGCTGGCCCTGCCCTATCTGCTGGCCGGGCGCGACATCATGGTGCAGTCACGCACCGGCAGCGGCAAAACCGGCTGCTACCTCTTGCCCATGCTTCCCCATCTTTCTGCCGACCTCAAGGCACCGCAGGCCCTGGTGCTTGCCCCCACGCGTGAGCTCGCCGTTCAGGTTGAGCGCGAGGCAGCAATAATTTTTGCAGATACCGGCATCCGCACTGTCGCCGTATACGGTGGCGTGGGCTACAAAAAGCAGATGGATGCCCTGCGCGATGGTGCGCAGGTTATTGTGGGCACGCCCGGACGTGTGCTTGACCACCTGCTGCGCCGCACCATGGATCTGCGCGACCTGCGCGTGCTGGTTTTTGACGAGGCCGACCGCATGCTTTCCATCGGGTTTTATCCCGACATGAAGGAAATCCAGCGGTATCTGCCGCAAAAACGCATCCACACCTGCCTGTTTTCCGCCACGTATCCGCCCCATGTGCTCAAGCTGGCGCGAGAATTCATGGCCGAGCCGGCCATGCTTTCGCTTTCGCAAAAAGAAGTGCATGTGGCTGAAGTGCAGCACCTCTTTTGCGAGGTGAAGCCCATGGATAAAGACCGGGCACTGGTGCGCCTGCTGGAAACCGAAAACCCCGCTTCGGCCATTATTTTTTGCAATACCAAGTCTAACGTGCACTATGTGACGGGCGTTTTGCAGGGCTTTGGCTACAGTGCCGACGAGCTTTCCGCAGATCTTTCGCAGTCGCGGCGCGAGGCCGTGCTTGAAAAGATCCGTCAAGGAAAACTGCAGTATCTTGTGGCTACAGACGTGGCGGCGCGCGGCATTGATATTCCGCAGCTTTCGCACGTTTTTCTGTACGAACCGCCGGAAGACCACGAAAGCTACATTCACCGTGCCGGACGCACGGGCCGGGCTGGCGCTGCCGGTACGGTCATTTCGCTGGTGGATGTCATGCAGCGCATGGAGCTTGACCGCATCGCCAAGCACTACAAGATCGGCATCATGAATATGCCCCTGCCCTCTGATGAAGACGTGGCGAGGGTGGCGGGCACACGCCTCACGGCCATTCTTGAGGGGCGTTTTCGCAACCTTACGGGGCTTGAGCGCATGCGCGTTGGGCGTTACGCTCAGCTTGCGCGCGATCTAGCGACGCAGAGCGATGAAGAAGACAACGTGCTGTTGTTGGCCATGCTGCTGGACTCCTGCCATCAGGAAAGCCTGCGTGAAACGCGCTTTCCCGACGGGCAGCCCCGTGCAGCCTCGAAGATGCAGGGTCAGGGGCAGCAAGGCCAGGGGCGGCAGGGACGTTCGCGCTCCGGGCGCGGCAAGCCCTCGGGAGGCCGCGGCAGTGATGCCGCCGAAGGCCAGCCCATGGTGAAAGAATGGGCCTCCGCTCAGGAAGGAACGGCAAGCGATGCCGCTTCGGGCGAGAGCAGACCTGCGCGGTCGGGCAAACGCCGCCGCCGGTCATCGCGCAGTCGTGGCGCGCAGGGAACAGAGGGTGCTGCAGGGCAATCTGCCGAGGGGCAGGGCCAGGGTTCGTCCCACGAGGGCGAAAACTAG
- the hisI gene encoding phosphoribosyl-AMP cyclohydrolase, whose protein sequence is MSSSHSGGEALEGNADFQPDFSKGLLPAIAQDCDSGEVLMLAYMNADAWRKTLETGEAHYWSRSRKELWHKGGTSGNVQKVRSARLDCDNDTILLLIEQIGGAACHTGRRSCFYRELKQGSVRECSPQVFDPKKVYGR, encoded by the coding sequence ATGTCCTCTTCCCACTCTGGCGGTGAGGCCCTGGAAGGCAACGCCGACTTTCAGCCCGATTTCAGCAAGGGGCTTTTGCCCGCCATTGCGCAGGATTGCGACAGCGGTGAAGTGCTCATGCTGGCCTATATGAATGCAGACGCCTGGCGCAAAACCCTTGAAACCGGCGAGGCCCATTACTGGAGCCGCAGCCGCAAGGAGCTGTGGCACAAGGGCGGCACTTCGGGCAATGTGCAAAAAGTACGCTCAGCGCGGCTTGATTGTGACAATGATACCATACTGCTGCTCATTGAGCAGATTGGCGGCGCTGCCTGTCATACGGGCAGACGCTCCTGCTTTTACAGGGAACTGAAGCAAGGCTCGGTGCGGGAATGCAGCCCGCAGGTTTTTGACCCCAAAAAAGTCTACGGTCGATAG
- the hisG gene encoding ATP phosphoribosyltransferase, translating into MSADTMPIIKLGVPKGSLEDATINLFERAGWKIRKHTRNYFPDINDPQISASLCRVQEIGEYIEAGVLDVGITGLDWLTERNHEDKVVRISDLVYSKTSNRPCRWVLAVAGDSPYQTAADLAGKRIATELQGLTQRYFDKKGVNVDVFYSWGATEAKVVEGLADGIVEVTETGTTIRAHGLRIIDEVMISYPVLIANKKAWEDPAKRAKIEQLDLLLQGALKAENLVALKMNAPADNLPAILEMLPSLNSPTVSPLRDGRWLSVESVVQIDVVRDLIPRLREAGAEGIIEYALNKVI; encoded by the coding sequence ATGAGCGCGGATACCATGCCCATTATCAAGCTTGGCGTGCCCAAGGGCTCGCTTGAAGACGCAACCATCAACCTTTTTGAACGCGCGGGCTGGAAAATCCGCAAGCATACGCGCAACTACTTTCCCGACATCAATGACCCCCAGATTTCCGCATCGCTCTGCCGCGTGCAGGAAATTGGCGAATATATCGAAGCGGGCGTGCTGGACGTGGGCATAACCGGCCTCGACTGGCTCACCGAGCGCAACCACGAAGACAAGGTGGTGCGCATTTCTGATCTTGTGTACTCCAAAACCTCCAATCGCCCTTGCCGCTGGGTGCTGGCCGTTGCGGGCGATTCGCCCTACCAGACCGCCGCCGACCTCGCTGGCAAGCGCATTGCCACCGAACTTCAGGGCCTGACCCAGCGCTACTTTGACAAAAAGGGTGTGAACGTCGACGTTTTCTACTCCTGGGGTGCCACCGAGGCCAAGGTTGTGGAAGGTCTGGCCGACGGCATTGTGGAAGTGACCGAAACCGGCACCACCATTCGCGCCCACGGTTTGCGCATCATTGACGAGGTCATGATTTCGTACCCCGTGCTGATCGCCAACAAAAAGGCGTGGGAAGATCCCGCCAAGCGCGCCAAGATCGAACAGCTCGACCTGCTTCTGCAGGGCGCACTGAAGGCTGAAAATCTGGTGGCTCTCAAGATGAACGCCCCGGCAGACAACCTGCCCGCCATTCTTGAAATGCTGCCCTCGCTTAATTCACCCACGGTTTCGCCCCTGCGTGATGGCCGCTGGCTGTCGGTTGAATCGGTGGTACAGATCGATGTGGTGCGCGACCTTATCCCCCGCCTGCGCGAGGCCGGTGCCGAAGGCATTATTGAGTACGCACTGAACAAGGTTATCTAG
- a CDS encoding YkgJ family cysteine cluster protein encodes MSSDASRELLESLPELQPGETFCFDCNPDVPCFNRCCAELTLPLTPYDVLRLRRNLGLGSEEFLATFTTLRSFPDTGFPLPMLRMLDGPDEPCPFVTPAGCSVYEDRPGACRYYPLGRGTKMAADGISERFFVVREPHCLGFEKGTVRTPRQWLENEELLPFNASNDRYMRLMAMVRATGKPLEPKLVTMLVLCLFQLDKFRELITNMRVFSHVNITEERKAAILEDSQKGDEAALDFGLDWMELVIFGQSEGLTKK; translated from the coding sequence ATGTCCTCTGACGCCAGCCGCGAACTGCTCGAAAGCCTACCAGAACTGCAGCCCGGCGAAACCTTCTGCTTTGACTGCAACCCTGATGTGCCCTGTTTTAACCGGTGCTGCGCCGAACTCACCCTGCCCCTCACGCCCTACGACGTACTGCGCCTGCGCCGTAACTTGGGCCTTGGCAGCGAAGAATTTCTTGCAACCTTCACCACCCTGCGGTCTTTTCCCGACACGGGTTTTCCCCTGCCCATGCTGCGCATGCTCGACGGGCCGGACGAACCCTGCCCATTTGTGACCCCCGCAGGCTGCTCGGTGTACGAAGACCGCCCCGGTGCATGCCGCTACTACCCCCTTGGGCGCGGCACCAAGATGGCGGCCGACGGAATTTCGGAGCGCTTCTTTGTGGTGCGCGAACCGCACTGCCTCGGCTTTGAAAAAGGCACGGTGCGCACACCGCGCCAGTGGCTCGAGAACGAAGAACTGCTGCCATTCAACGCCTCAAATGACCGCTACATGCGCCTTATGGCCATGGTTCGGGCGACGGGAAAACCACTTGAACCCAAGCTGGTAACCATGCTAGTGCTTTGTCTGTTCCAGCTCGACAAATTCCGTGAACTCATCACAAACATGCGCGTGTTCTCTCATGTGAACATCACCGAGGAACGCAAGGCTGCCATTCTGGAAGACAGCCAGAAAGGCGATGAGGCAGCCCTTGATTTTGGGCTGGACTGGATGGAGCTGGTGATATTTGGGCAGAGCGAAGGTTTGACAAAAAAATAA
- a CDS encoding bifunctional riboflavin kinase/FAD synthetase, with product MKIVHSVDALGTLAGAAVTIGNFDGVHLGHQALIHRTLEVAAQEGLTPVVMTFWPHPRQVLFPERGHMPLTTREDRFALLEALGVPFVLELPFSRELASLDAGTFVQDILAPMQLRRLVVGYDFTLGRNRGGQVSVLRELGALTGFTVEQLEPVLVSGTVVSSTSLRGLIGQGDVARAATLLGRFHGFTGEVVHGDGRGAGLGFPTANQRKPEVVLPVEGVYATRASLNGHKWPAVTCVGRKPTFGDNELGVETFLLEDGKNLYGQMMRLEFVARVRGEERFASVEALKERIAQDVKDTRSLLAQAAY from the coding sequence ATGAAAATCGTTCATTCAGTAGACGCGCTGGGCACCCTTGCCGGGGCAGCGGTCACCATTGGCAATTTTGACGGCGTTCACCTTGGGCATCAGGCGCTCATCCACCGCACGCTGGAGGTCGCCGCGCAGGAAGGGCTGACCCCTGTGGTCATGACCTTCTGGCCGCACCCCCGTCAGGTGCTTTTTCCCGAGCGCGGGCATATGCCCCTGACCACGCGCGAAGACAGGTTTGCCCTGCTGGAAGCGCTGGGCGTGCCCTTTGTACTTGAGCTGCCCTTTAGCCGCGAGCTGGCCTCGCTGGATGCGGGCACCTTTGTGCAGGATATTCTTGCGCCCATGCAGCTGCGCCGTCTTGTGGTGGGGTATGATTTTACACTGGGCCGCAACCGTGGCGGGCAGGTTTCCGTTCTGCGCGAGCTGGGCGCGCTCACGGGGTTTACAGTTGAGCAGCTTGAACCTGTGCTTGTGAGCGGTACGGTGGTCAGTTCCACCTCTTTGCGCGGGCTGATCGGCCAGGGCGATGTGGCGCGGGCTGCAACCCTGCTGGGTCGGTTCCACGGCTTCACGGGCGAGGTTGTGCACGGCGACGGGCGTGGTGCCGGACTGGGCTTTCCCACCGCCAACCAGCGCAAGCCCGAGGTGGTGCTGCCTGTGGAAGGCGTGTACGCCACCCGCGCCTCGCTCAACGGGCATAAGTGGCCCGCAGTCACCTGCGTGGGGCGCAAACCTACCTTTGGCGACAACGAGCTCGGTGTAGAAACCTTTCTGCTCGAAGACGGCAAAAATCTTTACGGCCAGATGATGCGTCTGGAATTTGTGGCCCGCGTGCGCGGCGAAGAGCGCTTTGCCTCGGTGGAAGCCCTCAAAGAGCGCATTGCCCAGGACGTAAAAGACACCCGCTCCCTGCTGGCGCAGGCTGCGTACTAG
- a CDS encoding histidinol-phosphatase, with amino-acid sequence MICADVHNHTIASHGLATVSEMFAAARARNLAWYGFSEHSPLPPGYSCPLYKGDLAVTFPAYAAEVMALREQSASHAGNRPGWPRVLMGMELDWLPVNMPWMRDVISHYPFDYIIGGLHFVGDVPVGSPRCWGPEVERAERFARYDAYYEIMRGLAASGMVDVVAHPDFIKVCCYDDFQSWLALPGSTDRIAAVLEAMRATDTAMEVSSAGLRKPFQEPYPGPAIMRLAADLGLTISFGSDAHNTEDTGSHFGELAAYAASYGFTRSRICVGRERRVLDF; translated from the coding sequence ATGATCTGCGCCGACGTCCATAACCACACCATAGCTTCACACGGTCTTGCCACCGTAAGCGAAATGTTTGCCGCCGCCAGAGCGCGCAATCTGGCATGGTACGGCTTCTCCGAGCATTCGCCTCTGCCGCCTGGCTATTCGTGCCCCCTGTACAAGGGCGACCTCGCCGTTACTTTCCCCGCCTATGCAGCCGAGGTCATGGCTCTCAGGGAACAGTCGGCCAGCCATGCTGGCAACAGGCCGGGATGGCCGCGCGTGCTCATGGGCATGGAGCTGGACTGGCTGCCCGTGAACATGCCCTGGATGCGCGACGTGATCAGCCATTACCCCTTTGACTACATCATCGGCGGCCTGCATTTTGTGGGTGACGTGCCGGTAGGTTCGCCGCGTTGCTGGGGGCCGGAGGTGGAGCGCGCCGAGCGTTTTGCCCGCTACGATGCCTATTATGAAATCATGCGCGGGCTGGCCGCCAGTGGCATGGTTGATGTGGTGGCCCACCCCGACTTCATCAAGGTTTGCTGCTACGATGATTTTCAGTCATGGCTGGCCCTGCCCGGCAGCACAGACCGCATTGCCGCCGTGCTCGAAGCCATGCGCGCCACTGATACTGCCATGGAGGTTTCTTCTGCCGGGTTGCGCAAACCTTTCCAAGAGCCGTATCCCGGCCCGGCCATCATGCGGCTGGCGGCAGACCTTGGGCTGACCATCAGCTTTGGCTCCGACGCGCACAACACAGAAGACACCGGCTCGCACTTTGGCGAATTGGCCGCCTATGCCGCCTCGTACGGATTTACACGCAGCCGCATCTGCGTGGGGCGCGAACGCCGGGTGCTGGATTTCTAG